One part of the Blastocatellia bacterium genome encodes these proteins:
- the dnaJ gene encoding molecular chaperone DnaJ: MPANHDYYKALGVSRNAKTDEIKKAYRRLARRYHPDVNPGDQDAEEQFKLISEAFDVLSDPKKREVYDRLGYYSEHAAAAGAPFDFSNFGAANFRDIFSEIFSGVRGQATPRRQPTRGADIEYALSLTFEEAMRGQATSLEIERSEACAACLGKGETAGETVTCPTCNGSGQQQRIFGGAARCANCNGSGKVPQPCSKCQGLGITPQRETMMARIPAGVETGSRVRVAGKGHAGQYGGPPGDLYLITNVGDHPYFKRRGDNIHCVVPITVPEAALGAKIEVPTVDGKALLRVPPGTQSGQKFRLRERGAPSLRAGGVRGDQYVEVKITLPPVIGEETKELLHQFARYNQDNPRAEMGLE; encoded by the coding sequence ATGCCTGCGAACCACGATTACTACAAAGCGCTCGGGGTGTCGCGCAACGCGAAGACCGACGAGATCAAGAAGGCGTACCGCCGACTGGCGCGGCGCTATCACCCGGACGTCAACCCGGGCGATCAGGACGCCGAAGAGCAGTTCAAGCTGATCTCGGAAGCCTTCGACGTGCTGTCGGACCCGAAGAAGCGCGAGGTCTATGACCGGCTCGGTTACTACTCGGAGCACGCCGCGGCGGCGGGCGCGCCGTTCGACTTCTCGAATTTCGGTGCCGCCAACTTCCGCGACATCTTCTCAGAAATCTTCAGCGGCGTGCGCGGTCAGGCAACGCCGCGCCGCCAGCCGACGCGCGGCGCCGACATCGAGTATGCGCTCAGCCTCACTTTTGAAGAGGCCATGCGCGGCCAGGCGACCAGCCTCGAAATCGAGCGCAGCGAAGCCTGTGCCGCCTGTCTCGGCAAAGGCGAAACGGCCGGCGAGACGGTGACCTGTCCGACCTGCAATGGCAGCGGCCAGCAGCAGCGCATCTTCGGTGGCGCGGCGCGCTGCGCCAACTGCAACGGCTCAGGCAAAGTGCCGCAGCCTTGCTCAAAGTGTCAGGGGCTGGGCATCACTCCGCAGCGTGAAACTATGATGGCGCGCATCCCTGCGGGCGTCGAAACCGGCTCGCGCGTGCGCGTGGCCGGTAAAGGCCATGCCGGTCAGTACGGCGGCCCGCCCGGCGACCTCTACCTCATCACGAACGTCGGCGATCATCCTTATTTCAAGCGGCGCGGCGACAACATCCATTGTGTAGTGCCGATCACTGTGCCGGAAGCGGCGCTCGGCGCCAAGATCGAAGTGCCGACCGTGGACGGCAAGGCGCTGCTGCGTGTGCCGCCGGGCACGCAGTCGGGGCAGAAGTTCCGCCTGCGCGAGCGCGGCGCGCCGAGCTTGCGCGCCGGCGGTGTGCGCGGCGATCAGTACGTCGAGGTGAAGATCACCCTGCCGCCGGTGATCGGCGAAGAGACCAAGGAACTGCTCCACCAGTTTGCGCGCTACAATCAGGACAACCCGCGCGCCGAGATGGGGCTTGAATAG
- the dnaK gene encoding molecular chaperone DnaK, producing the protein MGKIIGIDLGTTNSVVAVMEGGEPVVITNAEGSRTTPSVVAFTKDGNRLVGQVAKRQAVTNPENTIYSIKRFMGRRFDEVSEEMKMVPYKVTQAGNDVRIVAGGKDWSPPEISAMILQKLKQAAEDFLGQKVTEAVITVPAYFNDSQRQATKDAGRIAGLDVKRIVNEPTAAALAYGLDKKKDETIAVFDFGGGTFDISILEVGEGVVEVKSTNGDTHLGGDNIDQRLIDWIIDEFRKDQGIDLSKDKMALQRLKESAEKAKIELSSTMESEINLPFITADQSGPKHLVMKLTRAKFEQLVEDILQRTIEPCRAALNDAGVKSSQIDEVVLVGGSTRIPKVQQMVKEFFGKEPHKGVNPDEVVAVGAAIQAGVLGGEVKDLLLLDVTPLSLGIETLGGVFTKLIERNTTIPTRKSEIFSTASDSQTSVEVHVLQGERSMASQNRTLGKFHLVGIPPAPRGVPQIEVAFDIDANGIVNVSAKDLGTGREQKITITASSGLSKDEIDRMMKDAESHAEDDRRQRERIEARNKLDGMIYSTEKTLSEHRDKVDAATVSNIESALAEAKGKLDVDDADEINKAYDNLVKATHTLAEIMYKQASQQGGGQAGGQGGDTGAAGASAGASGGDDVIDADFVDVDDKK; encoded by the coding sequence ATGGGCAAAATCATTGGAATTGACCTGGGGACAACCAACTCGGTTGTCGCCGTGATGGAGGGGGGCGAGCCGGTCGTGATCACCAACGCGGAAGGCTCGCGGACGACGCCCTCGGTGGTGGCTTTCACCAAGGATGGCAACCGGCTGGTCGGCCAGGTCGCCAAGCGGCAGGCGGTCACCAATCCTGAAAACACGATCTACTCGATCAAGCGCTTTATGGGCCGGCGCTTTGACGAGGTCTCGGAAGAGATGAAGATGGTGCCGTACAAGGTGACGCAGGCGGGCAACGACGTGCGCATCGTGGCGGGCGGCAAAGATTGGTCGCCGCCGGAGATTTCTGCGATGATCCTCCAGAAACTCAAGCAGGCGGCGGAAGACTTTCTCGGCCAGAAAGTCACCGAAGCCGTCATCACCGTGCCGGCCTACTTCAACGACTCGCAGCGCCAGGCGACCAAGGACGCGGGCCGCATTGCCGGTCTCGACGTCAAGCGCATCGTCAACGAGCCGACCGCCGCGGCGCTCGCCTACGGTTTGGACAAGAAGAAAGACGAGACGATTGCCGTCTTCGACTTCGGCGGCGGCACCTTTGACATCTCGATCCTCGAAGTCGGCGAAGGCGTCGTCGAGGTGAAATCCACAAACGGCGACACCCACCTGGGCGGCGACAACATCGATCAGCGCTTGATCGATTGGATCATTGACGAGTTCCGCAAAGACCAGGGCATCGATCTGTCGAAAGACAAGATGGCGTTGCAGCGCCTGAAGGAGTCGGCGGAGAAGGCCAAGATCGAACTCTCTTCGACGATGGAGAGCGAGATCAACCTGCCGTTTATCACCGCCGATCAGTCGGGGCCGAAGCACCTGGTGATGAAGCTGACGCGCGCCAAGTTCGAGCAACTGGTCGAAGATATTCTGCAACGCACCATCGAGCCATGCCGTGCCGCGCTCAACGACGCCGGCGTCAAGTCGAGTCAGATTGACGAAGTCGTGCTGGTCGGCGGCTCGACGCGCATCCCGAAGGTGCAGCAGATGGTCAAGGAGTTCTTCGGCAAAGAGCCGCACAAGGGCGTCAACCCGGATGAAGTGGTCGCGGTCGGCGCGGCGATTCAGGCGGGCGTCCTGGGCGGCGAAGTCAAAGACCTGCTGCTGTTGGACGTCACGCCGCTCAGCTTAGGGATCGAAACGCTCGGCGGCGTCTTCACCAAGCTGATCGAGCGCAACACGACGATCCCGACGCGCAAGTCGGAAATCTTCTCGACCGCTTCCGACAGTCAAACGTCCGTAGAAGTCCATGTGCTTCAGGGCGAGCGCTCCATGGCGTCGCAGAACCGCACCCTCGGCAAGTTCCATCTGGTCGGCATTCCGCCGGCGCCGCGCGGCGTGCCGCAGATCGAAGTCGCCTTTGACATTGACGCCAACGGCATCGTCAACGTCTCGGCCAAAGACCTCGGCACAGGGCGCGAGCAGAAGATCACCATCACCGCGTCGTCGGGCCTGTCGAAAGACGAGATCGACCGCATGATGAAAGACGCCGAGTCGCACGCCGAAGATGATCGCCGCCAGCGCGAGCGCATCGAGGCGCGCAACAAGCTCGACGGCATGATCTACTCGACCGAGAAGACCTTGTCTGAGCATCGCGACAAGGTTGACGCCGCGACCGTCAGCAACATCGAATCGGCGCTTGCCGAGGCCAAAGGCAAGCTCGACGTCGATGACGCCGACGAGATCAACAAGGCGTACGACAACCTGGTGAAAGCGACGCACACCCTGGCCGAGATCATGTACAAGCAAGCGTCGCAGCAGGGCGGCGGCCAGGCGGGCGGCCAGGGCGGCGACACCGGCGCCGCGGGCGCGTCGGCAGGCGCGTCGGGCGGCGACGACGTGATTGACGCCGACTTCGTTGACGTCGACGACAAGAAGTAA